The following proteins come from a genomic window of Pseudomonas cichorii:
- a CDS encoding DNA polymerase III subunit chi, with protein sequence MTQVDFYILPSAAPAARLDFACKLTEKAWRLGHKVYLHCSDAAQREDLDARLWRFKGEVFLPHGEAESDHEAPVVLGLGDDPGQHQDLLVNLDLRIPTFFKRFARVAEVVVEEPAIRLAARESFRSYREQGYPPQDHRLQRL encoded by the coding sequence ATGACTCAAGTCGACTTTTATATTCTCCCCAGCGCCGCCCCTGCAGCACGCCTGGATTTCGCCTGCAAGCTGACGGAAAAAGCCTGGCGCCTGGGTCACAAGGTCTACCTGCATTGCAGCGACGCCGCCCAGCGCGAAGACCTCGACGCCCGGCTGTGGCGATTCAAAGGCGAAGTTTTCCTGCCCCATGGCGAAGCCGAAAGCGATCACGAGGCTCCGGTTGTACTGGGCCTTGGGGACGATCCCGGGCAACATCAGGACCTGCTGGTCAATCTTGACCTGCGCATCCCGACCTTCTTCAAGCGTTTCGCCCGGGTGGCGGAAGTCGTCGTGGAAGAACCGGCAATACGTCTGGCGGCACGAGAGAGTTTCCGCTCGTACCGCGAACAGGGTTATCCTCCGCAAGATCACCGACTACAGCGTCTTTGA
- the rlmF gene encoding 23S rRNA (adenine(1618)-N(6))-methyltransferase RlmF → MTTPDKPKPPRKKPQRPAKPTEPREKATLHSRNRHQGRYDFPKLIKSSPELAEFVILNPYGKESIDFANPVAVRVFNRALLKALYGIAHWDIPADYLCPPIPGRADYLHFLADLLASENNGEIPRGASIKALDIGTGANCIYPLLGHSDYGWHFVGSDIDSTAIAAATTIIKANGLSKAISVRQQTNRKHILLGLLDSSERFEVSLCNPPFHSSLEEAQRGSQRKWRALGKADPKRKLPVLNFGGQSQELWCEGGEIGFVTQLIHESAQIPTQVRWFSTLVSKASNLPAIQAALTRAGVLKSRIVEMGQGQKQSRFVAWTFM, encoded by the coding sequence ATGACCACGCCAGACAAACCCAAACCTCCCCGCAAAAAGCCCCAGCGTCCTGCCAAGCCAACAGAGCCTCGCGAGAAGGCCACGCTGCACTCGCGCAACCGCCATCAGGGTCGCTACGACTTTCCCAAGCTGATCAAAAGCAGCCCGGAACTGGCCGAGTTCGTGATCCTCAACCCCTATGGGAAGGAAAGCATCGACTTCGCCAACCCTGTGGCCGTGCGGGTCTTCAACCGGGCGTTGCTCAAGGCGCTGTATGGCATCGCCCATTGGGATATTCCGGCTGACTACCTGTGCCCGCCAATTCCGGGGCGTGCCGATTACCTGCATTTTCTCGCCGACCTGCTGGCCAGCGAGAACAATGGCGAGATTCCACGCGGCGCGTCGATCAAGGCGCTGGACATCGGCACCGGTGCCAACTGCATCTACCCCTTGCTGGGTCATAGTGACTACGGCTGGCACTTCGTGGGCTCGGATATCGACAGCACCGCCATCGCCGCCGCCACGACCATCATCAAGGCCAATGGCTTGAGCAAGGCCATCAGCGTGCGTCAGCAGACCAATCGCAAGCACATCCTGCTGGGCCTGCTCGACAGCAGCGAACGCTTCGAGGTGAGCCTGTGCAACCCGCCCTTCCACTCCTCACTGGAAGAAGCGCAGCGCGGCAGCCAGCGTAAATGGCGCGCACTGGGCAAGGCTGACCCCAAGCGCAAGCTGCCGGTGCTCAATTTCGGCGGGCAATCCCAGGAACTGTGGTGTGAAGGTGGCGAGATCGGCTTCGTGACCCAACTGATCCACGAAAGCGCCCAGATACCGACACAAGTGCGCTGGTTCAGCACCCTGGTGTCCAAGGCCTCGAACCTGCCTGCCATTCAGGCTGCGCTGACACGAGCCGGCGTGCTGAAGAGCCGGATCGTTGAAATGGGCCAGGGCCAGAAGCAAAGCCGCTTCGTGGCCTGGACCTTCATGTAA
- a CDS encoding leucyl aminopeptidase gives MELVVKSVSPETLKTATLVVAVGENRVLGTAAQSVDTLSGGAIAAVLKRGDLAGKVGQSLLLHSLPNLKAERVLLVGIGKETELSDRQFKKVISGVLSTLKGLGGSDAAIALDQVAVKNRDTYGKARLLVETLADGEYVFDRFKSQKAEPRALKKITLLTAKASVADVERAATHAQAIAKGMAFTRDLGNLPPNICHPTYLGEEAKALGKAHKNLKVEVHDEKKLAELGMGSFLAVAQGSAQPPRLIVMNYQGGKKSEKPFVLVGKGITFDTGGISIKPAAGMDEMKFDMCGAASVFGTLRSVLELQLPINLVCILACAENMPSGTATRPGDIVKTMSGQTVEILNTDAEGRLVLCDALTYAERFKPQAVIDIATLTGACVVALGGHTSGLLGNNDVLINQLLDAGKLADDRAWQLPLFDEYQEQLDSPFADIANIGGPKGGTITAACFLSRFTKAYDWAHLDIAGTAWLSGGKEKGATGRPVPLLTQYLLDRAGA, from the coding sequence ATGGAATTGGTTGTTAAAAGCGTAAGCCCAGAAACCTTGAAGACCGCCACCCTGGTGGTTGCAGTGGGCGAAAATCGCGTTCTGGGCACCGCGGCTCAAAGCGTGGACACGCTCAGCGGAGGCGCCATTGCCGCCGTTCTCAAGCGCGGCGACCTGGCTGGCAAGGTTGGCCAGAGCCTGCTGCTGCACAGCCTGCCCAACCTCAAGGCCGAGCGCGTCCTGCTGGTGGGTATCGGCAAGGAAACCGAGCTGTCGGACCGTCAATTCAAGAAAGTCATCAGCGGCGTACTCTCTACCCTCAAGGGCCTGGGCGGCAGCGATGCAGCCATCGCTCTGGATCAGGTCGCGGTAAAAAATCGCGACACTTACGGCAAGGCTCGCCTGCTGGTCGAAACCCTGGCTGACGGCGAATACGTGTTCGACCGCTTCAAGAGCCAGAAAGCCGAACCTCGCGCCCTGAAGAAAATCACCCTGCTGACCGCCAAGGCCAGCGTCGCCGATGTAGAGCGCGCAGCCACCCACGCCCAAGCCATCGCCAAGGGTATGGCCTTTACCCGCGACCTGGGTAACCTGCCGCCAAACATCTGCCACCCGACCTACCTGGGCGAAGAGGCCAAGGCTTTGGGCAAGGCCCACAAGAATCTCAAGGTCGAAGTACACGACGAGAAGAAACTGGCCGAACTGGGCATGGGCTCGTTCCTGGCTGTGGCTCAGGGCAGCGCCCAGCCACCGCGCCTGATCGTCATGAACTACCAGGGCGGCAAGAAAAGCGAAAAACCTTTCGTGCTGGTCGGCAAGGGCATCACGTTCGACACCGGCGGCATCAGCATCAAGCCGGCTGCGGGCATGGACGAAATGAAGTTCGACATGTGCGGTGCAGCCAGCGTGTTCGGCACCCTGCGCTCCGTGCTTGAGCTGCAACTGCCGATCAACCTGGTCTGCATCCTGGCCTGCGCCGAGAACATGCCGAGCGGCACCGCGACCCGTCCGGGCGATATCGTCAAGACCATGAGCGGCCAGACCGTCGAAATCCTCAACACCGACGCCGAAGGCCGTCTGGTGCTGTGCGATGCACTGACCTACGCCGAGCGCTTCAAGCCGCAGGCAGTCATCGACATCGCGACCCTGACCGGCGCCTGCGTGGTTGCACTGGGCGGCCACACGTCCGGCCTGCTGGGCAACAACGACGTGCTGATCAATCAACTGCTGGACGCCGGCAAGCTGGCCGACGACCGTGCCTGGCAACTGCCGCTGTTCGACGAGTATCAGGAGCAACTGGACAGCCCGTTCGCCGACATCGCCAACATCGGCGGCCCGAAAGGCGGCACCATCACCGCAGCCTGCTTCCTGTCGCGCTTCACCAAGGCGTATGACTGGGCACACCTCGACATCGCCGGTACTGCATGGCTGAGCGGCGGCAAGGAAAAAGGCGCAACCGGTCGTCCGGTTCCGCTGCTGACCCAATACCTGCTCGACCGCGCTGGCGCATAA
- a CDS encoding valine--tRNA ligase, with the protein MDKTYQPHAIETSWYQTWESENYFAPQGAGDSYTIMIPPPNVTGSLHMGHGFNNAIMDALIRFRRMQGRNTLWQPGTDHAGIATQMLVERRIEAQGQSRHDLGREKFLEKIWEWKDESGGNISRQIRRLGSSVDWSRERFTMDDGMSAAVQEAFVRLHEDGLIYRGKRLVNWDTKLHTAISDLEVENHDEKGHLWNLRYPLADGAKTAEGLDYLIVATTRPETMLGDAAVAVNPEDERYKALIGKFVELPLVGRRIPIIADDYCDPEFGTGCVKITPAHDFNDYEVGKRHNLPLLNIFDKNASVLPAAQVFNLDGTLNESIDGRLPAEYAGLDRFEARKQIVAAFDAAGLLVSVDDHALKVPKGDRSGTIIEPWLTDQWYVSTKPLAEPAIAAVEDGRIAFVPKQYENMYFSWMRDIQDWCISRQLWWGHRIPAWYDESGKVYVGRDEAEVRAKHNLGPNVALQQDNDVLDTWFSSGLWTFSTLGWPEKTKALETFHSTDVLVTGFDIIFFWVARMIMLTMHLVKNEDGTPQVPFKTVYVHGLVRDGQGQKMSKSKGNVLDPLDIVDGIDLETLVQKRTSGLMQPQLARKIEKQTRQEFADGIASYGTDALRFTFCSLASTGRDIKFDMGRVEGYRNFCNKIWNAARYVLDKGEDCGQNGEEVELSLADRWIISQLQRTEAEVTRQLDQFRFDLAAQALYEFIWNQYCDWYLELSKPVLWDENAPIERQRGTRRTLVRVLEVALRLAHPFMPFITEEIWQRLAPLAGIDGKTIMLQAWPVANEARIDAAAEGDIEWLKGLMLAVRNIRGEMNIGPGKPLQLFLKNVNAEDQRRLSENDYLLKKLAKLESITVLAEGAEAPLSATGLVGEMEVLVPMAGLIDKGAELARLDKEIQRLQGEVQRVGGKLSNAAFVDKAPPEVIAKERAKLTEAEQALSKLAEQHARIASL; encoded by the coding sequence ATGGACAAGACTTACCAGCCGCACGCCATCGAAACTTCCTGGTACCAGACCTGGGAGTCCGAAAACTATTTCGCTCCCCAGGGCGCAGGGGACTCCTACACCATCATGATCCCGCCGCCGAACGTGACCGGCAGCCTGCACATGGGTCATGGTTTCAACAACGCGATAATGGATGCCCTGATCCGTTTTCGTCGCATGCAGGGCCGCAATACCCTGTGGCAACCGGGCACCGACCATGCGGGTATCGCCACGCAGATGCTGGTCGAGCGCCGTATCGAAGCTCAGGGCCAGAGTCGTCACGACCTGGGCCGCGAGAAGTTTCTGGAAAAAATCTGGGAATGGAAGGATGAGTCCGGTGGCAACATCAGCCGTCAGATCCGTCGCCTGGGCTCGTCCGTGGACTGGAGCCGCGAGCGCTTCACCATGGACGACGGCATGTCCGCCGCCGTACAGGAAGCCTTCGTTCGTTTGCATGAAGACGGCCTGATCTACCGTGGCAAGCGTCTGGTCAACTGGGACACCAAGCTGCACACCGCGATTTCCGATCTGGAAGTGGAAAACCACGACGAGAAAGGTCACCTGTGGAACCTGCGCTACCCGCTGGCCGACGGCGCGAAAACCGCTGAAGGCCTGGATTACCTGATCGTTGCCACCACGCGCCCTGAAACCATGCTCGGTGACGCGGCCGTTGCGGTGAACCCTGAAGACGAACGCTACAAGGCGCTGATCGGCAAGTTCGTCGAGCTGCCACTGGTTGGCCGTCGCATCCCGATCATTGCAGACGATTACTGCGACCCTGAATTCGGCACCGGCTGCGTGAAAATCACCCCGGCCCACGATTTCAACGACTATGAAGTCGGCAAGCGCCACAACCTGCCGCTGCTGAACATCTTCGACAAGAACGCTTCGGTGCTGCCTGCCGCTCAGGTGTTCAACCTCGACGGCACGCTTAACGAGTCCATCGACGGCCGCCTGCCTGCCGAATACGCCGGCCTGGACCGTTTCGAGGCGCGCAAGCAGATCGTCGCCGCATTCGATGCCGCCGGCCTGCTGGTCAGCGTCGATGACCACGCCCTGAAAGTCCCGAAAGGCGACCGCTCCGGCACCATCATCGAGCCGTGGCTGACCGACCAGTGGTACGTTTCCACCAAACCATTGGCCGAACCTGCCATTGCCGCAGTGGAAGACGGCCGCATCGCCTTCGTGCCCAAGCAGTACGAAAACATGTACTTCTCGTGGATGCGCGACATCCAGGACTGGTGCATCAGCCGTCAGCTCTGGTGGGGCCACCGCATTCCGGCCTGGTACGACGAGTCCGGCAAGGTCTACGTCGGTCGCGACGAAGCCGAAGTGCGCGCCAAGCACAACCTGGGGCCGAACGTTGCGCTGCAACAGGACAACGACGTACTCGACACCTGGTTCAGTTCGGGCCTGTGGACCTTCTCCACCCTCGGCTGGCCGGAAAAGACCAAGGCACTGGAAACCTTCCACTCCACTGACGTGCTGGTCACCGGTTTCGACATCATTTTCTTCTGGGTCGCCCGGATGATCATGCTCACCATGCATCTGGTGAAAAACGAGGATGGCACGCCGCAAGTACCGTTCAAGACGGTTTATGTGCATGGTCTGGTGCGCGATGGCCAGGGCCAGAAGATGTCCAAGTCCAAGGGCAACGTCCTGGACCCGCTGGATATCGTCGACGGTATCGACCTGGAAACCCTGGTACAGAAGCGCACCAGCGGCCTGATGCAGCCACAACTGGCCAGGAAGATCGAAAAGCAGACCCGTCAGGAATTCGCCGACGGCATCGCCAGCTACGGCACCGATGCGCTGCGCTTCACCTTCTGCTCGCTGGCGTCCACCGGTCGCGACATCAAGTTCGACATGGGCCGCGTGGAAGGCTATCGCAACTTCTGCAACAAGATCTGGAACGCGGCGCGCTACGTGCTGGACAAGGGCGAAGACTGCGGCCAGAACGGCGAAGAAGTCGAACTGTCCCTGGCTGACCGCTGGATCATCTCGCAACTGCAACGCACTGAAGCTGAAGTGACCCGCCAACTGGATCAGTTCCGCTTCGACCTCGCGGCACAAGCCTTGTACGAGTTCATCTGGAACCAGTATTGCGACTGGTATCTGGAGCTGTCCAAGCCTGTGCTCTGGGACGAAAACGCACCGATCGAACGTCAGCGCGGCACCCGTCGCACACTGGTTCGCGTACTGGAAGTCGCATTGCGTCTGGCGCATCCGTTCATGCCGTTCATCACCGAAGAAATCTGGCAGCGCCTCGCGCCGCTGGCCGGCATCGACGGCAAGACCATCATGCTGCAAGCCTGGCCGGTGGCCAATGAAGCACGCATCGATGCGGCTGCCGAAGGCGACATCGAATGGCTCAAGGGCCTGATGCTGGCGGTGCGTAACATCCGTGGTGAAATGAACATCGGTCCGGGCAAGCCGCTGCAACTGTTCCTCAAGAACGTCAACGCCGAAGACCAGCGTCGCCTGAGCGAGAACGACTACCTGCTCAAGAAACTGGCCAAGCTCGAATCCATCACCGTACTGGCTGAAGGTGCAGAAGCACCGCTGTCCGCGACCGGCCTGGTGGGCGAAATGGAAGTGCTGGTGCCAATGGCCGGCCTGATCGACAAGGGTGCCGAACTGGCGCGTCTGGACAAAGAAATCCAGCGCCTGCAAGGCGAAGTCCAGCGCGTGGGCGGCAAGCTGTCCAACGCGGCGTTCGTCGACAAGGCACCGCCTGAAGTCATCGCCAAGGAACGCGCCAAGCTGACAGAAGCCGAACAGGCCCTGAGCAAGCTGGCCGAGCAACACGCACGTATCGCCAGTTTGTAG
- the lptF gene encoding LPS export ABC transporter permease LptF, with product MIVFRYLSREVLVTLSAVSAVLLVIIMSGRFIKYLAQAASGALDPGVLFLIMGFRLPGFLQLILPLGLFLGILLAYGRLYLESEMTVLSATGMSQQRLLAITMAPAGVVALLVAWLSFSLAPQGATQFSLLINKQDAMTEFDTLVPGRFQALRDGSRITYTQELSEDRTNLSGVFISERRISTDKTKEPSITVLVADKGHQEVRADGSRFLILENGYRYDGNPGQADYRAIKYDTYGAMLPKPEISEDVTDREAIPTSELIGNDTPRYRAELQWRISLPILVFIVTLMAVPLARVNPRQGRYLKLLPAILLYMSYLTILIAVRGALEKGKLPIGLGMWWVHGIFLLIGMALIYWEPLRLKMASRRSVAEVARG from the coding sequence TTGATTGTCTTCCGTTATCTGTCCCGAGAAGTGCTGGTCACCTTGAGCGCGGTAAGCGCTGTATTGCTGGTGATCATCATGAGCGGGCGCTTCATCAAGTATCTGGCCCAGGCTGCTTCGGGTGCGCTCGATCCGGGCGTACTGTTCCTGATCATGGGCTTCCGTCTGCCGGGCTTCCTGCAGTTGATCCTGCCGTTGGGGCTGTTCCTCGGCATTCTGCTGGCGTATGGCCGTCTGTATCTGGAAAGCGAAATGACTGTGCTCTCCGCTACCGGCATGAGCCAGCAGCGTCTGCTCGCTATCACCATGGCACCGGCTGGCGTCGTGGCGCTGCTGGTTGCCTGGCTGAGCTTCAGCCTCGCGCCGCAAGGTGCAACCCAGTTCTCGCTGCTGATCAACAAGCAGGATGCGATGACCGAGTTCGACACCCTGGTGCCGGGGCGTTTTCAGGCGTTGCGCGACGGTTCACGGATTACCTACACCCAGGAACTGTCCGAGGACCGCACCAACCTGAGTGGTGTGTTCATTTCCGAGCGGCGCATTTCCACCGACAAGACCAAAGAGCCGAGCATTACCGTGCTGGTGGCCGACAAGGGGCACCAGGAAGTGCGTGCTGACGGCAGCCGTTTCCTGATCCTTGAAAACGGCTACCGCTACGACGGTAATCCAGGCCAGGCCGATTATCGTGCGATCAAGTACGACACCTATGGTGCGATGCTGCCCAAGCCTGAAATCAGCGAGGACGTCACCGACCGTGAAGCCATTCCCACCAGCGAGCTGATCGGCAACGACACGCCACGCTACCGGGCCGAGTTGCAATGGCGTATCTCGCTGCCGATCCTGGTCTTCATCGTGACCCTGATGGCCGTGCCGCTGGCACGGGTCAATCCTCGCCAAGGGCGCTATCTGAAGCTGCTGCCGGCAATTCTGCTTTACATGTCCTACCTGACCATCCTGATTGCCGTGCGCGGCGCCCTGGAGAAAGGCAAGCTGCCGATCGGCCTGGGCATGTGGTGGGTCCACGGGATTTTCCTGTTGATAGGCATGGCGTTGATTTACTGGGA